Proteins from one Canis lupus familiaris isolate Mischka breed German Shepherd chromosome 26, alternate assembly UU_Cfam_GSD_1.0, whole genome shotgun sequence genomic window:
- the LOC100686099 gene encoding zinc finger protein 84 isoform X7 has protein sequence MLENYSSLVSLGYEVVKPDVIFRLEQGEEPWIGAGELSSLDCPEQVLQVNGHMTWHQDNQEKLRNMKQDDECDAFGKKFNLSMNLIPLRKSNSEDDVDALLLKRHLDLLIPKADYGKTEPDGLSVFDKLFLHTKPEETDTWLKYYEYDKYKINSKKSQIIIYHRTRLGEKLYECSECRKRFTKKSSLIKHQSRHIREIAYGCGKCGKTFPQKSQFITHHRTHTGEKPYDCGQCGKAFSQKSQLTSHQRTHTGEKPYECGECGKAFSRKSHLISHWRTHTGEKPYGCNECGRAFSEKSNLINHQRIHTGEKPFECRECGKAFSRKSQLVTHHRTHTGTKPYGCSDCRKAFFEKSELIRHQTIHTGEKPYECSECGKAFRERSSLINHQRTHTGEKPHVCIQCGKAFSQKSHLISHQMTHTGEKPFVCSKCGKAFSRKSQLVRHQRTHTGEKPYECSECGKAFSEKLSLTNHQRIHTGEKPYVCSECGKAFCQKSHLISHQRTHTGEKPYECTECGKAFGEKSSLATHQRTHTGEKPYGCRDCEKAFSQKSQLNTHQRIHTGEKPYECSLCRKAFFEKSELIRHQRTHTGEKPYECSECGKAFREKSSLINHQRTHTGEKPFECSVCGKTFSRKSHLIPHQRTHTGEKPYGCSECRKAFSQKSQLVNHQRIHTGEKPYQCHECGKAFSQKSQLINHQRTHTVKNS, from the coding sequence aacAAGTCTTGCAAGTAAATGGTCACATGACATGGCACCAAGATAACCAGGAGAAGCTTAGAAATATGAAACAAGATGATGAATGTgatgcatttggaaaaaaattcaatctgAGCATGAACTTGATTCCTTTAAGGAAATCAAACAGTGAAGATGATGTAGATGCATTACTTTTAAAACGTCACTTAGATTTACTTATTCCAAAAGCAGATTATGGAAAAACAGAACCAGATGGCTTAAGTGTATTTGATAAATTGTTTCTGCATACCAAGCCTGAGGAAACTGATACTTggttaaaatattatgaatatgataaatataaaattaactctAAGAAGTCACAGATTATCATATATCACAGAACTCGTTTAGGGGAGAAACTCTATGAATGCAGTGAATGTAGGAAACGCTTCACTAAGAAATCCAGTCTCATTAAACATCAGAGCAGACATATAAGAGAGATAGCCTATGGCTGTGGGAAGTGTGGCAAAACCTTTCCCCAGAAGTCACAGTTTATTACACATCACAGaactcatacaggagagaaaccttatgaTTGTGGccagtgtgggaaagccttctcCCAGAAGTCACAGCTCACATCACATCAGagaacacacacaggagagaaaccatatgaatgtggtgaatgtgggaaagccttctcCCGGAAGTCACATCTCATATCACATTGGAGGACACACACAGGTGAAAAACCCTATGGGTGCAATGAATGTGGAAGGGCCTTTAGTGAGAAGTCAAATCTTATTaatcatcagagaattcatacaggagagaaacctttTGAATGTAGagagtgtgggaaagccttcagcaGGAAGTCGCAACTTGTTACTCACCATAGGACTCATACAGGGACAAAACCCTATGGATGTAGTGATTGTAGAAAAGCCTTCTTTGAGAAGTCCGAGCTCATTAGACATCAGAccattcatactggagagaagccttatgaatgcagtgaatgtggcAAAGCCTTCAGAGAGCGGTCGAGTCTCATCAACCACCAGAGAACTCACACGGGAGAGAAGCCTCATGTGTGCATtcagtgtgggaaagccttctcCCAGAAGTCACATCTCATATCCCATCAGATgactcacacaggagagaaaccctttGTATGCAGtaaatgtgggaaagccttcagcaGGAAATCTCAGCTTGTTAGACATCAGAGGACTCACACAGGAGAAAAACCCTATGAATGCAGTGAGTGTGGGAAAGCTTTTAGTGAAAAATTAAGCCttactaatcatcagagaattcatacaggaGAAAAGCCCTATgtctgcagtgaatgtgggaaggcGTTTTGTCAGAAGTCACATCTCATATCACACCAGAGgactcacacaggagagaaaccctatgaatgcacggagtgtgggaaagcctttggTGAGAAGTCAAGTCTTGCAACTCACCAGAGAACTCATACGGGAGAAAAACCATACGGGTGCAGGGATTGTGAAAAAGCCTTCTCCCAGAAGTCACAACTGAACACTCACCAGAGAatccacacaggagagaaaccctatgaatgcaGTCTTTGTAGGAAAGCTTTCTTTGAGAAATCAGAATTAATTAGACATCAAAGAACTCACAcaggagaaaaaccatatgaatGCAGCGAGTGTGGGAAAGCTTTCAGGGAGAAGTCAAGCCTCATCAATCATCAGagaacacacacaggagagaaaccctttGAATGCAGCGTGTGTGGCAAAACCTTTTCTCGGAAATCACACCTAATACCACATCAGAGGAcacacactggagagaagccctacGGCTGCAGCGAATGTAGGAAAGCCTTCTCTCAGAAGTCACAGCTTGTTAATCACCAGagaattcacacaggagagaagcctTACCAGTGccatgaatgtgggaaagccttctcCCAAAAGTCACAGCTCATTAATCACCAGAGAACTCATACAGTGAAGAATTCCTAG